In Halobaculum limi, one DNA window encodes the following:
- a CDS encoding winged helix-turn-helix transcriptional regulator, with product MTDDSLSTRDRLAAYVGSHPGLHFNELVRRLDLAPGQAQYHLRRLTRADRVVAESVSGRTHYFPIDFDPEERTRVALFRRETARDAVVELLDGPATPNAVAEQIGVARSTLEWHLDALVDADVVQKRRDSRGRVTLALTDPEAAAQSLARVEPSVPDRLLDRFTRLVDSFLD from the coding sequence GTGACCGACGACTCCCTCTCGACCCGGGACCGACTGGCCGCGTACGTCGGGTCACACCCGGGACTCCACTTCAACGAACTCGTCCGGCGACTCGACCTCGCACCGGGACAGGCGCAGTACCACCTCCGACGCCTCACGCGGGCAGACCGCGTCGTCGCCGAGTCGGTCTCCGGGCGGACGCACTACTTCCCCATCGACTTCGACCCCGAGGAGCGGACGCGCGTGGCGCTGTTTCGTCGGGAGACTGCTCGCGACGCCGTGGTCGAACTCCTCGACGGCCCCGCAACTCCGAACGCCGTCGCCGAACAGATCGGTGTCGCACGAAGCACGCTGGAGTGGCACCTCGACGCCCTCGTCGACGCGGACGTCGTCCAGAAGCGCAGGGACAGTCGTGGTCGGGTGACGCTCGCGCTGACCGACCCCGAGGCGGCCGCACAGTCGCTTGCACGCGTCGAGCCGTCCGTCCCGGACCGGCTTCTCGACCGCTTTACCCGACTCGTCGACTCGTTTCTCGACTAA
- a CDS encoding DUF7471 family protein, with protein sequence MDSVLHLASDLQGVAYAVVVAVGGIAGAGLLGLGLAAFLRRRSRSYLLIALALGTLTVRAGLAAGTALGVVGPAAHHFGEHLLDVVMAGLVIGAVYYARSTTVEASS encoded by the coding sequence ATGGACAGCGTCCTCCACCTCGCGTCGGACCTCCAGGGCGTGGCGTACGCCGTCGTCGTCGCCGTCGGCGGCATCGCCGGTGCGGGGCTACTCGGACTTGGACTCGCGGCGTTTCTCCGGCGACGCTCCCGCTCGTATCTGCTCATCGCACTCGCGCTAGGCACGCTCACCGTGCGGGCTGGGCTGGCGGCCGGAACCGCGCTCGGCGTCGTCGGGCCGGCGGCACACCACTTCGGCGAACACCTCCTCGACGTGGTGATGGCCGGCCTCGTCATCGGCGCAGTGTACTACGCCCGGTCGACGACCGTGGAGGCGTCGTCGTGA
- a CDS encoding FecCD family ABC transporter permease — protein sequence MASETTTGAADVEQPLSWVDSSLVTVAVVSTLVVVASGLVQVSFGAFTMSIGTAWAAVFDPLVWTNPQVLLRLFLGEGLGTAVAGALGVSTAAVDLPKETLIVWQIRMPRVIVGVIVGANLAVSGAVFQAVTRNELASPFILGVSAGAGLAILLSLIVFTGLAAFLPLVAAGGGAVAFLLVYAISWQGGTNPVRLVLAGVIVSTVFGSIQTALFFFADDLGVVQSALAWTTGSLTGVDWEQVRMGLPWTLVAVPLTLVGARQLNVLLLGERTARSLGMSVERVRFALSGVAVLAAGTAIAVAGIVGFVGLIVPHMVRQLVGSDYKRLVVACVFAGPALVTLADVGARLALSPAQLPVGIVTGLIGGPYFLYLMRKQEGIGSL from the coding sequence GTGGCGAGTGAGACCACCACCGGGGCGGCGGACGTGGAGCAGCCGCTGTCGTGGGTCGACTCGTCGCTGGTCACGGTCGCAGTCGTGAGTACGCTCGTCGTCGTCGCTTCGGGGCTCGTCCAGGTGAGTTTCGGGGCGTTCACGATGTCTATCGGAACGGCGTGGGCGGCGGTGTTCGATCCGCTCGTGTGGACGAACCCGCAGGTGCTCCTGCGACTGTTCCTCGGCGAGGGGCTGGGAACCGCGGTCGCGGGGGCGCTCGGCGTCTCGACGGCGGCGGTGGACCTGCCCAAAGAGACGCTCATCGTCTGGCAGATACGGATGCCTCGCGTCATCGTCGGCGTCATCGTCGGCGCGAACCTCGCCGTCTCTGGTGCGGTGTTTCAGGCCGTCACCCGCAACGAACTCGCGTCGCCGTTCATCCTCGGCGTCTCCGCGGGGGCGGGGCTGGCCATCCTCCTCTCACTCATCGTATTCACCGGACTGGCGGCGTTTCTTCCGCTGGTGGCCGCGGGCGGCGGCGCGGTGGCGTTCCTCCTCGTGTACGCCATCTCGTGGCAGGGCGGGACGAACCCCGTTCGACTCGTCCTCGCGGGCGTCATCGTCTCGACGGTGTTCGGGTCGATCCAGACGGCGCTGTTCTTCTTCGCAGACGACCTCGGCGTCGTGCAGTCGGCGCTCGCGTGGACGACCGGATCGCTCACCGGCGTCGACTGGGAGCAGGTGCGGATGGGCCTCCCGTGGACGCTCGTGGCCGTCCCGCTCACGCTCGTCGGTGCGCGGCAGTTGAACGTCCTCCTTCTGGGCGAACGCACTGCCAGGTCGCTTGGGATGTCAGTCGAGCGAGTTCGATTCGCCCTCTCGGGCGTCGCCGTTCTCGCGGCGGGAACGGCCATCGCCGTCGCGGGTATCGTCGGCTTCGTCGGCCTCATAGTCCCGCACATGGTGCGGCAACTCGTCGGCTCCGACTACAAGCGCCTCGTCGTCGCGTGCGTGTTCGCTGGCCCGGCGCTCGTCACCCTCGCCGACGTGGGCGCCCGCCTCGCGCTCTCGCCCGCTCAACTCCCGGTTGGTATCGTCACCGGCCTCATCGGCGGGCCGTACTTCCTATATCTAATGCGTAAACAGGAGGGGATCGGTTCGCTATGA
- a CDS encoding iron transporter yields the protein MDRRTFLRGAVAGGTAAGLGGLSGCLGFELTSSSSARAPPVVEDRPDGVYIPSHIEGMNMGGMGKAGDYQVGVFYSYAHRFWNVNGESVERTDIGDDDDVHLMASVWDPETGQVLPETGLSVEVTKDDSLVSQEVIYPMLSQPMGFHYGGNFPLDGDGTYTVTVSVGGVRTRRTGAFRDRFTDPASIPVEMEYSQSARDEISFETLDDAGERAAVSPMEMSMVPDATAPAVEDLQGTVLGEVNSNDAVLVATVLDESPDGIDTPGPYLVVSARTPYNRMLIPAMGLEATHTRDGEAVFSGELVRTLDPDLSYHYGAALDGASVESGDDLTLTPTVWPQVARHEGYETAFGAMLGGMPEQTLTVE from the coding sequence ATGGATAGACGAACGTTCCTCCGCGGTGCAGTCGCGGGGGGGACGGCCGCCGGACTCGGTGGCCTCTCCGGATGTCTCGGCTTCGAACTCACCTCCAGTAGTTCCGCTCGGGCGCCGCCGGTCGTCGAGGACCGACCAGATGGAGTGTACATCCCGAGTCACATCGAGGGGATGAACATGGGCGGGATGGGGAAGGCGGGCGACTATCAGGTCGGCGTCTTCTACTCGTACGCGCATCGCTTCTGGAACGTCAACGGCGAGTCGGTCGAGCGTACCGACATCGGTGACGACGACGACGTCCACCTGATGGCGAGCGTCTGGGACCCCGAGACGGGACAGGTCCTCCCCGAGACTGGCCTGTCGGTCGAGGTGACGAAAGACGACTCGCTCGTCTCGCAGGAGGTCATCTACCCGATGCTGTCGCAACCGATGGGCTTCCACTACGGCGGCAACTTCCCGTTGGACGGCGACGGCACCTACACCGTCACCGTCTCGGTCGGCGGCGTCAGGACGCGGCGGACGGGGGCGTTCCGCGACCGCTTCACGGACCCGGCGAGCATCCCCGTCGAGATGGAGTACAGTCAGTCGGCGCGCGACGAGATATCGTTCGAGACGCTCGACGACGCGGGCGAACGCGCGGCGGTCAGTCCGATGGAGATGTCGATGGTTCCCGACGCGACTGCGCCTGCCGTCGAAGACCTCCAAGGGACCGTCCTCGGCGAGGTGAACAGCAACGACGCGGTCCTCGTCGCGACCGTCCTCGACGAGTCGCCCGACGGAATCGACACACCGGGGCCGTATCTCGTGGTGTCGGCGCGGACGCCATACAACCGAATGCTCATCCCCGCGATGGGGCTGGAGGCGACGCACACGCGCGACGGCGAAGCGGTGTTCTCGGGCGAACTCGTCCGTACGCTCGACCCCGACCTCTCGTACCACTACGGCGCGGCGCTCGACGGCGCGAGCGTCGAGTCGGGTGACGACCTGACGCTGACGCCGACGGTGTGGCCGCAGGTCGCTCGCCACGAAGGATACGAGACGGCGTTCGGCGCGATGCTGGGCGGGATGCCCGAGCAGACGCTGACGGTAGAGTAA
- a CDS encoding ABC transporter ATP-binding protein, with protein sequence MSSDDKTSEPTDGADTAAAESSPPLSIEDVALGYGGDPVVETERLEIPAGEITALVGPNGSGKSTLLKAMNAELTPDRGVVAFDGSDVESYGTTELARRLGLLSQEHTAPESTTVRELATHGRYPHRGFFEGMREEDYRAVDRALDRVGVTHLADRQVGDLSGGQAQLAWLAMTLAQETEALLLDEPTTFLDLHHQLRVLEAVRELNEDHGVTVCVVLHDIGQAARFADNLIALRDGTPYEWGPPDEVVTGELLEEVFGVEADVGFGPEGPTVVPRRPSDADH encoded by the coding sequence ATGAGTTCCGACGACAAGACGTCGGAGCCGACGGACGGCGCAGACACGGCGGCCGCCGAGTCGTCGCCGCCGCTGTCCATCGAAGACGTCGCCCTCGGCTACGGCGGCGACCCGGTGGTCGAGACCGAGCGACTGGAGATTCCGGCCGGCGAGATAACCGCGCTGGTCGGGCCGAACGGGAGCGGGAAGTCGACGCTGCTGAAGGCGATGAACGCGGAACTGACGCCCGACCGGGGCGTCGTCGCCTTCGACGGCAGCGACGTGGAGTCGTACGGGACGACCGAACTCGCGCGTCGCCTCGGCCTCCTCTCACAGGAGCACACTGCCCCGGAGTCGACGACGGTGCGAGAACTGGCGACGCACGGTCGGTACCCCCATCGCGGATTCTTCGAGGGGATGCGCGAGGAAGACTACCGCGCGGTCGACCGTGCCCTCGACCGCGTCGGCGTCACCCATCTCGCGGACCGACAGGTGGGCGACCTCTCGGGCGGGCAAGCGCAGTTGGCGTGGCTCGCGATGACGCTCGCACAGGAGACGGAGGCGCTCCTCCTCGACGAACCGACGACGTTCCTCGACCTCCACCACCAACTCCGGGTACTGGAGGCGGTCCGCGAACTCAACGAGGACCACGGTGTCACCGTCTGTGTCGTCCTCCACGACATCGGACAGGCCGCCCGCTTCGCGGACAACCTCATCGCGTTGCGCGACGGGACGCCCTACGAATGGGGACCGCCCGACGAAGTCGTGACGGGAGAGTTGCTGGAGGAGGTGTTCGGCGTCGAGGCCGACGTGGGCTTCGGCCCGGAGGGGCCGACCGTGGTACCGCGGCGTCCGTCGGATGCGGACCACTAG
- a CDS encoding SRPBCC family protein, translated as MDELVVSTDVYVAPEEAYEFLLDFPRYERYTEYLDRVSRTHGDGGPGSRYALRFAWWKLTYTARSEVTEVEPPTRIDWRILKDIRAHGAWVIDPYEELPANAPADATEACRVTLEINFDADTADSSSVSLPPLVSFGWVLDKVKGLVTEEAERVVRRAVEDLEGRERAVTLDVRNDSDAL; from the coding sequence ATGGACGAGCTCGTCGTCTCGACGGACGTGTACGTCGCCCCCGAGGAGGCGTACGAGTTCCTCTTAGACTTCCCCCGGTACGAGCGCTACACGGAGTATCTCGACCGAGTCTCGCGCACCCACGGTGACGGCGGGCCGGGGTCGCGGTACGCGCTCCGGTTCGCGTGGTGGAAACTCACCTACACGGCGCGCTCGGAGGTGACGGAGGTGGAGCCACCCACCCGCATCGACTGGCGCATCCTGAAGGACATCCGCGCCCACGGCGCGTGGGTTATCGACCCGTACGAGGAGTTGCCCGCGAACGCGCCCGCTGACGCCACGGAGGCGTGCCGGGTGACGCTCGAGATCAACTTCGACGCCGACACCGCAGACTCCTCGTCGGTGTCGCTCCCACCGCTCGTGTCGTTCGGGTGGGTGCTCGACAAGGTGAAAGGTCTCGTCACCGAGGAAGCCGAGCGGGTCGTTCGCCGGGCCGTCGAGGACTTGGAGGGAAGAGAGCGAGCGGTCACACTCGACGTGCGCAACGACTCCGACGCGTTGTAA
- the trkA gene encoding Trk system potassium transporter TrkA — protein sequence MRVVIIGAGQVGESIAADLDGSHEVVIVEQDAERCEELTYSLDVLTINGDGTAVSTLEDAGVADADLVVASTDDDETNIVACSTVKAVSDTFTVARIKNTEYLRTWERSQSAFGIDFMVCTNLLTAESIVRVIGLPAARDVDPFADGKVQMAEFEVSEASPIAGLTVSEADRFDSLTFAALLRDDEVVIPRGETVIEAGDKAVVIGSPGSVRGFAADVAPEEHVGTNEEVVIVGGSEIGYHTARLLGERGFTPRLIERDEQRARDLAEELPDSFVMQSDATDVGFLERERIGDADVMIAALDSDEKNLLSCLLARRLGIERTVAVVDQTAYVDLFETVGIDVGVSPRAVVAEEISRFTREGGAENVALIEDDRAEVLEVEVTEESLLANRPISESIQDFPNCLVIGAITRNNELVTPRGDTVIRPGDHVVVFFETSVVDEVTQKL from the coding sequence GTGCGAGTCGTGATCATCGGCGCGGGACAGGTCGGTGAGAGCATCGCGGCGGACCTCGACGGGAGCCACGAGGTCGTCATCGTCGAACAGGACGCCGAGCGGTGTGAGGAACTCACCTACTCGCTGGACGTACTCACCATCAACGGCGACGGCACCGCCGTCTCGACGCTGGAGGACGCCGGCGTCGCGGACGCCGACCTGGTGGTGGCCTCGACGGACGACGACGAGACGAATATCGTCGCGTGTTCGACCGTGAAAGCCGTCAGCGACACGTTCACCGTCGCCCGCATCAAGAACACCGAGTACCTCCGGACGTGGGAACGCTCGCAGTCGGCGTTCGGTATCGACTTCATGGTGTGTACGAACCTGCTCACCGCCGAGTCTATCGTCCGCGTCATCGGCCTCCCGGCCGCCCGCGACGTGGACCCGTTCGCTGACGGAAAGGTGCAGATGGCGGAGTTCGAGGTGAGCGAGGCGAGCCCAATCGCGGGCCTCACCGTCAGCGAGGCCGACCGCTTCGACTCGCTGACGTTCGCAGCCCTCCTGCGCGACGACGAGGTCGTCATCCCTCGTGGTGAGACGGTGATCGAAGCTGGCGACAAGGCGGTCGTCATCGGCTCTCCGGGCAGCGTCCGCGGCTTCGCCGCCGACGTCGCCCCCGAGGAGCACGTCGGCACAAACGAGGAAGTCGTCATTGTCGGCGGCTCCGAAATCGGCTATCACACGGCCCGCCTCCTCGGCGAGCGCGGGTTCACCCCACGCCTCATCGAACGAGACGAACAGCGGGCGCGCGACTTGGCAGAGGAACTCCCCGACTCGTTCGTGATGCAGTCGGACGCGACCGACGTGGGCTTTCTCGAACGCGAACGCATCGGCGACGCCGACGTGATGATCGCCGCACTCGACTCCGACGAGAAGAACCTCCTGTCGTGTCTGCTCGCGCGACGACTCGGCATCGAGCGAACCGTCGCCGTCGTCGACCAGACGGCGTACGTCGACCTGTTCGAGACGGTCGGCATCGACGTCGGGGTCAGTCCGCGTGCGGTCGTCGCCGAGGAGATTTCGCGGTTCACCCGCGAGGGCGGCGCGGAGAACGTCGCACTCATCGAAGACGACCGCGCAGAGGTGCTGGAAGTCGAGGTGACCGAGGAGTCGCTGCTCGCGAATCGGCCGATCAGCGAGTCGATTCAGGACTTCCCGAACTGTCTGGTGATCGGTGCGATCACCCGAAACAACGAACTCGTCACGCCGCGCGGTGACACCGTCATCCGCCCGGGCGACCACGTCGTCGTCTTCTTCGAGACGAGCGTCGTCGACGAAGTGACGCAGAAACTCTGA
- a CDS encoding ABC transporter substrate-binding protein yields MGDDSNRATRPTRRAITKYGGAVFAAGLLAGCMGSGGDDSAATESQDQLTTSETETASPTATATPEPAYAASMAPVGEVSLDDPPSSVSVYSLLYADMAVAYGYGDAVNSLGFDAAAGGNTLDAYYERLDGVDFDYDDLTQLNTGSGEIRVEKELFYELDSDLHLMDPALVDSFDGWDPADVEEVAENVAPWFGNTYSRTHGEPPESWRDTYEYYTLWDIAGRVATLFGESERYERLAAVHDEMLDDIESNLPPASERPSVAALIFFDGTFYPSKINAPGFANAHVRPLGATDAFTGTDAGFGTTYDYETLLEVDPDVILHQFGIASYYDVASIRETIADDPVGGELAAIQNDRFYPSGNPVQGPLMNLFQLEMTAKQLYPERFGEWPGYTAGDPYPEIPEGERLFDRERVANIVAGAE; encoded by the coding sequence ATGGGCGACGACTCCAACCGTGCGACGCGACCAACTCGCCGGGCGATCACGAAGTACGGCGGCGCAGTGTTCGCCGCCGGCCTGCTCGCCGGTTGTATGGGGAGTGGAGGAGACGATTCGGCGGCGACCGAGTCGCAGGATCAGCTGACGACGAGCGAGACCGAGACGGCGTCTCCGACCGCCACGGCGACGCCGGAGCCGGCGTACGCGGCGTCGATGGCTCCCGTCGGGGAGGTGTCGCTCGACGACCCACCGTCGAGCGTCTCCGTCTACAGCCTCCTGTACGCCGATATGGCCGTCGCGTACGGCTACGGCGACGCGGTGAACTCGCTCGGCTTCGACGCCGCCGCCGGCGGCAACACGCTCGACGCGTACTACGAGCGACTCGACGGCGTCGACTTCGACTACGACGACCTCACCCAACTCAACACGGGGTCGGGCGAGATACGCGTCGAGAAGGAACTGTTCTACGAACTCGACTCAGACCTCCACCTGATGGACCCGGCGCTCGTCGACTCGTTCGACGGCTGGGACCCCGCCGACGTCGAGGAGGTCGCCGAGAACGTCGCGCCGTGGTTCGGCAACACCTACAGTCGAACGCACGGTGAGCCGCCGGAATCGTGGCGCGACACCTACGAGTACTACACGCTGTGGGACATCGCCGGACGGGTCGCCACGCTGTTCGGAGAATCGGAGCGGTACGAGCGACTCGCGGCCGTCCACGACGAGATGCTCGACGACATCGAGTCGAACCTCCCGCCAGCGTCCGAGCGACCATCGGTCGCGGCGCTCATCTTCTTCGACGGGACGTTCTACCCCTCGAAGATCAACGCTCCCGGCTTCGCGAACGCACACGTCCGGCCACTGGGTGCGACCGACGCCTTCACCGGTACCGACGCCGGGTTCGGGACGACGTACGACTACGAGACGCTGCTGGAGGTCGACCCCGACGTGATCCTCCACCAGTTCGGCATCGCCTCCTACTACGACGTGGCATCGATCCGCGAGACCATCGCCGACGACCCCGTCGGCGGGGAGTTGGCCGCGATCCAGAACGACCGCTTCTACCCCTCGGGCAACCCCGTGCAGGGGCCGCTGATGAACCTGTTCCAGTTGGAGATGACGGCGAAGCAGTTGTACCCCGAGCGGTTCGGCGAGTGGCCCGGCTACACGGCGGGCGACCCGTACCCGGAGATTCCCGAGGGCGAACGGCTGTTCGACCGAGAGCGCGTGGCAAACATCGTCGCCGGAGCCGAGTGA
- a CDS encoding DUF7405 family protein, whose translation MDDADADQADRLRDDGLSRRDALKAAVAVGGATGLAACVDRFSGADPVPTGGGPEAHPERQFAWNDHVPTDDAGNWQLPRHQTLLYCTLPGDGPPSAADREAVAGAFDALDRAYEWSHEGLLHSVAYSPTYFERFDDPLAVPDDVSLPQPTPLADYETPEFDTQDLLVHLGSDRPDALLAAEQALTGEATEANGVTFPSALTDAVTVDDRRTGFMGAGIPHEKGDELAGVPDPNPIPEDSPLFMGFVAGFRGNQATEDYVAIGEGPFAEGTTKSVGNWRQRLDDWYGEQTFDQQVMEMFSPGHAAEGLVEGIGANLGDDSDIDQFADDVVADAKEYGRVGHAQKAARANRDTEGNPLLLRRHFESADDDIASLHFPSLQRSIDQFEAVRRAMNGVDATEATPAVRQRVNNGILEYIFLRHRGYFLVPPRSLRALPTPSGDAG comes from the coding sequence ATGGACGACGCGGACGCCGACCAGGCAGACCGACTCCGAGACGACGGCCTCAGTCGTCGTGACGCGTTGAAGGCCGCAGTCGCCGTCGGTGGTGCGACCGGACTCGCCGCCTGTGTCGACCGCTTCTCGGGAGCGGACCCGGTCCCGACCGGTGGCGGTCCCGAGGCACACCCGGAACGGCAGTTCGCGTGGAACGACCACGTGCCGACCGACGACGCAGGCAACTGGCAACTGCCGCGTCACCAGACGCTGTTGTACTGCACGCTCCCCGGCGACGGACCACCATCGGCGGCCGACCGCGAGGCCGTCGCCGGGGCGTTCGACGCGCTCGACCGCGCGTACGAGTGGAGCCACGAGGGACTGCTGCACTCGGTCGCGTACTCGCCGACGTACTTCGAGCGGTTCGACGACCCGCTGGCAGTCCCCGACGACGTGTCACTCCCACAGCCGACGCCGTTGGCTGACTACGAGACGCCCGAGTTCGACACGCAAGACCTGCTCGTGCATCTCGGCTCCGACCGACCGGACGCGCTCCTCGCTGCCGAACAGGCGCTCACGGGGGAGGCGACGGAGGCGAACGGCGTGACGTTCCCGTCGGCGCTCACCGACGCCGTCACTGTCGACGACCGCCGGACGGGGTTCATGGGCGCGGGCATCCCCCACGAGAAGGGCGACGAACTGGCGGGCGTCCCCGACCCGAACCCCATCCCCGAGGACTCGCCGCTGTTTATGGGGTTCGTCGCGGGCTTTCGCGGGAACCAGGCGACCGAAGACTACGTCGCCATCGGCGAGGGACCGTTCGCCGAGGGGACGACGAAGTCCGTCGGCAACTGGCGACAGCGACTGGACGACTGGTACGGCGAGCAGACGTTCGACCAGCAGGTGATGGAGATGTTCTCCCCCGGCCACGCAGCCGAGGGACTCGTCGAGGGTATCGGCGCGAACCTCGGCGACGACTCCGACATCGATCAGTTCGCTGACGACGTGGTGGCCGACGCGAAGGAGTACGGCCGTGTCGGGCACGCACAGAAGGCCGCCCGCGCTAACCGCGACACCGAGGGGAACCCGCTCCTCTTGCGCCGCCACTTCGAGTCGGCCGACGACGACATCGCGAGCCTGCACTTCCCGTCGCTGCAGCGCTCTATCGACCAGTTCGAGGCCGTCCGCCGCGCGATGAACGGCGTCGACGCGACGGAGGCGACGCCCGCGGTTCGCCAGCGAGTGAACAACGGCATCCTCGAGTACATCTTCCTGCGACACCGCGGCTACTTCCTCGTGCCGCCGCGGTCGCTGCGGGCGCTCCCGACGCCGAGCGGCGACGCCGGATAG
- a CDS encoding TrkH family potassium uptake protein, whose protein sequence is MNLRVEYRASLSLVGTVVRYLSVPLLAPLVVSLYYGESVAPFVVTILVALVAGTALNRLDPDPDMGAREGFLMVAVTWLAVGLVGAIPYLVEAHGVPGIVAAPHPQSTLANPVNALFEAMSGFTTTGATVLGDISFQTHSRGIMLWRQLSQWLGGMGIVVLAVAILPELSVGGAQLMDAEAPGPGIEKLTPRIAETARVLWGVYAGLTALEIVLLYGLHVAGPLLGMPELAPNMTLYNAVAHGLTTMPTGGFSPEARSIEAFSAAVQWVIVPFMVAAGVNFALFWGVITGQPGKMLRDVEFRAYFGVLGVLTAILTALLFGGTFVSAVPEGQSTFDAAYLAMVSGELTGSLEPSLRHAVFQTVALVTTTGYASIDFNTWAPAAQFVLLFAMFIGGSAGSTGGGIKVIRWVVIIKSLRRELFTTAHPDAVRPVRLNGRALDERGVRGIFAFTLLYIVLVFVSAVLLFLDSLRVETTFTVLEVFSAAATTLGNVGPGFGIIGPMGGYLAFSDVSTLFMVFLMWIGRLEIIPVLVCLTPEYWRR, encoded by the coding sequence GTGAACCTCCGCGTCGAGTATCGGGCGAGTCTGAGTCTCGTTGGGACCGTCGTGCGGTATCTCTCGGTCCCGTTGCTCGCGCCGTTGGTCGTCTCGCTGTACTACGGTGAGTCGGTCGCCCCGTTCGTCGTCACCATCCTCGTAGCGCTGGTCGCTGGGACCGCTCTGAACCGTCTCGACCCAGACCCCGATATGGGCGCCCGTGAGGGCTTCCTGATGGTCGCAGTGACGTGGCTCGCCGTGGGTCTCGTCGGTGCCATCCCGTATCTCGTCGAGGCACACGGCGTCCCTGGTATCGTCGCCGCGCCGCATCCGCAGTCGACACTCGCCAATCCCGTCAACGCCCTCTTCGAGGCGATGTCCGGCTTCACGACGACTGGGGCGACCGTCCTCGGCGACATCTCCTTCCAGACGCACTCCCGCGGGATTATGCTGTGGCGGCAACTGAGTCAGTGGCTCGGCGGGATGGGTATCGTCGTCCTCGCCGTCGCCATCCTCCCGGAACTGTCGGTTGGAGGAGCGCAGTTGATGGACGCGGAGGCCCCCGGCCCCGGCATCGAGAAACTCACCCCGCGGATCGCAGAGACCGCGCGCGTCCTCTGGGGCGTGTACGCCGGCCTGACGGCGCTGGAAATCGTCTTGCTGTACGGCCTCCACGTCGCCGGACCGCTGCTCGGGATGCCCGAACTCGCGCCGAACATGACGCTGTACAACGCCGTCGCCCACGGCTTGACGACGATGCCGACCGGCGGCTTCTCGCCCGAGGCACGCTCTATCGAGGCGTTCTCCGCGGCCGTCCAGTGGGTCATCGTCCCGTTCATGGTCGCCGCCGGTGTCAACTTCGCTCTCTTCTGGGGCGTCATCACCGGTCAGCCCGGTAAGATGCTCCGCGACGTCGAGTTCCGCGCGTACTTCGGCGTCCTCGGCGTGTTGACGGCCATCCTCACGGCCCTGTTGTTCGGTGGAACGTTCGTCTCGGCGGTCCCCGAGGGCCAGTCGACGTTCGACGCCGCATACCTCGCGATGGTGTCGGGCGAGTTGACCGGGAGTCTCGAACCCTCGCTGCGACACGCCGTCTTCCAGACGGTCGCGTTGGTGACGACGACGGGGTACGCCAGCATCGACTTCAACACGTGGGCACCGGCCGCGCAGTTCGTCCTCCTGTTCGCGATGTTCATCGGTGGCTCGGCCGGGTCGACCGGCGGGGGGATCAAGGTGATTCGCTGGGTCGTGATCATCAAGTCGCTCCGCCGCGAACTGTTCACGACCGCCCACCCCGACGCGGTTCGCCCAGTTCGACTCAACGGCCGTGCGCTCGACGAACGCGGCGTTCGCGGTATCTTCGCGTTCACACTCTTGTACATCGTGTTGGTGTTCGTCTCGGCGGTGCTGTTGTTCCTCGACAGCCTCCGCGTCGAGACGACGTTCACCGTCCTCGAAGTGTTCAGCGCCGCCGCGACGACGCTCGGGAACGTCGGACCTGGGTTCGGCATCATCGGGCCAATGGGCGGCTACCTCGCCTTCAGCGACGTGAGCACGCTGTTTATGGTGTTTCTGATGTGGATCGGTCGCCTGGAGATCATTCCCGTCCTCGTCTGCCTGACGCCGGAGTACTGGCGGCGCTGA